One Thermus sp. CCB_US3_UF1 DNA window includes the following coding sequences:
- a CDS encoding adenosylcobalamin-dependent ribonucleoside-diphosphate reductase — protein sequence MPRRAYAEEEANRLALDFFGGDALRASVFLRRYALRDREGRLLEPTPEAMWRRLAHHAARMDRGAEGKYLWLFSGFRFVPGGRILFGLGHWRRSTLFNCYFIPIREDSVRGITRFLDEAARTFAYGGGVGTNADVLRPQGAKVRNAGVESSGAVSFMELFSTLAGVMGASGGRRGALMLTFSDTHPELLAFIRAKTDPERRRVRHANLSLRASDAFLEAAQADEPWTLSFTTPREEIRRTLRAKEVWEALVEAAWASAEPGLLFWDRVRTWTTAQYGGLEVQGVNVCGEVPMEPYGACNLGSLNLAAFVEAPFTPQARLDVGALEEATFWAVRFLDGVVDLGRNRHPLRAQREASLRSRRIGLGVMGLADMLAMLGLPYGSEEANRFAEEVLCRIKETAYRASAQLARERGPFPAFQAQEHRKSPFIQSLPEDLQREVEKGLRNAALLSIAPTGSISILAGVTGGIEPIFALTYLRHAGGEVFLAEHPLLKRYREATGGGLPNWPTAHSVDPFGRVRLQAALQRHVDQSISSTVNLPQDTPKEVVEALFLTAWKEGCKGITVFREGSREEVMEPLPPVGVCTFCQTA from the coding sequence GTGCCCCGGCGCGCCTATGCCGAGGAGGAGGCCAACCGGCTGGCCCTGGACTTCTTCGGGGGAGACGCCCTAAGGGCCAGCGTCTTCCTGCGGCGCTACGCCCTAAGGGACCGGGAAGGGCGGCTTTTGGAGCCCACCCCGGAGGCCATGTGGCGCCGGTTGGCCCACCATGCGGCCCGGATGGACCGGGGGGCGGAGGGGAAGTACCTCTGGCTCTTCTCCGGGTTCCGCTTCGTCCCCGGGGGCAGGATCCTCTTTGGCCTCGGCCACTGGCGCCGGAGCACCCTCTTCAACTGCTACTTCATCCCCATCCGCGAGGACTCCGTAAGGGGGATCACCCGCTTCCTGGACGAGGCCGCCCGCACCTTCGCCTACGGGGGCGGGGTGGGCACCAACGCCGACGTCCTAAGGCCCCAGGGGGCCAAGGTGAGGAACGCGGGGGTGGAGAGCTCGGGGGCGGTAAGCTTCATGGAGCTTTTCTCCACCCTGGCCGGGGTCATGGGGGCCAGCGGGGGCCGGCGGGGGGCCCTCATGCTCACCTTCTCCGACACCCATCCTGAGCTCCTCGCCTTCATCCGGGCCAAAACCGACCCCGAGCGGCGGCGGGTGCGCCACGCCAACCTCTCCTTGCGGGCAAGCGACGCCTTCTTGGAAGCCGCCCAGGCCGACGAGCCCTGGACCCTATCCTTCACCACCCCCAGGGAGGAGATCCGCCGCACCCTGCGGGCCAAGGAGGTCTGGGAGGCCCTGGTGGAGGCGGCCTGGGCCAGCGCCGAGCCCGGCCTGCTCTTCTGGGACCGGGTGCGGACCTGGACCACGGCCCAGTACGGGGGCCTCGAGGTCCAGGGGGTGAACGTCTGCGGCGAGGTGCCCATGGAGCCCTACGGGGCCTGCAACCTGGGGAGCCTCAACCTGGCGGCCTTTGTGGAGGCCCCCTTTACGCCCCAGGCCCGGCTGGACGTGGGGGCCCTGGAGGAGGCCACCTTCTGGGCTGTGCGCTTCCTGGATGGGGTGGTGGACCTGGGACGGAACCGCCACCCCCTAAGGGCCCAGCGGGAAGCCTCCTTGCGGAGCCGGCGCATCGGCCTTGGGGTCATGGGCCTGGCCGACATGCTGGCCATGCTGGGCCTCCCCTACGGGAGCGAGGAGGCCAACCGCTTCGCCGAGGAGGTCCTCTGCCGCATCAAGGAAACCGCCTACCGGGCCAGCGCCCAGCTGGCCCGGGAACGGGGCCCCTTCCCCGCCTTTCAAGCCCAGGAGCACCGGAAAAGCCCCTTCATCCAAAGCCTGCCGGAAGACCTGCAAAGGGAGGTGGAAAAGGGCCTTAGAAACGCCGCCCTTCTCTCCATCGCCCCCACCGGCTCCATCTCCATCCTGGCCGGGGTCACGGGGGGGATTGAGCCCATCTTCGCCCTCACCTACCTGCGCCACGCCGGGGGGGAGGTGTTCCTGGCGGAACACCCCCTCCTCAAGCGCTACCGGGAGGCCACGGGGGGTGGCCTACCCAACTGGCCCACCGCCCACAGCGTGGACCCCTTTGGGCGGGTACGCCTGCAGGCGGCCTTGCAACGCCACGTGGACCAGAGCATCTCCTCCACGGTGAACCTGCCCCAGGACACCCCCAAGGAGGTGGTGGAAGCCCTTTTCCTCACCGCCTGGAAGGAGGGGTGCAAGGGGATCACGGTCTTCCGCGAGGGAAGCCGGGAGGAGGTCATGGAACCCCTGCCCCCGGTGGGGGTCTGCACCTTTTGCCAGACGGCATGA
- a CDS encoding DUF58 domain-containing protein yields the protein MIRYRLATKPYLPYPGERLARRKGLGGEFYELRPYAPGDEVRRVHWRAYAKTGRLYTRVETAPERSRFRLFLDDSESMGLHGKGAYAAEVADLLLRIARQEDPLARLGRGRPGRIPPGRGVLVLLTDGLDPLPWPQVLPRRVVLVQILSPWELSPPREAALLRDVETGESLPVGPEEVGAYQEALAEHLKALRLLALLRGRYALLRVGEPPLPALLRQGVLEPL from the coding sequence ATGATCCGCTACCGCCTGGCCACCAAGCCCTACCTCCCCTACCCTGGGGAGCGCCTGGCCCGAAGGAAGGGCCTGGGGGGAGAGTTTTACGAGCTCCGCCCCTACGCCCCGGGGGACGAGGTGCGTCGGGTCCACTGGCGGGCCTACGCCAAGACGGGCCGCCTCTATACCCGGGTGGAGACCGCCCCGGAGCGAAGCCGCTTCCGCCTCTTCCTGGACGATAGCGAGAGCATGGGCCTCCACGGCAAGGGGGCCTATGCGGCGGAGGTGGCGGACCTCCTCCTCCGCATCGCCCGCCAGGAGGACCCCCTGGCCCGGCTGGGGCGGGGCCGGCCCGGGAGGATCCCCCCCGGGCGGGGCGTCCTGGTCCTCCTCACGGACGGCCTGGACCCCCTGCCCTGGCCCCAGGTCCTGCCCCGGCGGGTGGTGCTGGTGCAGATCCTCTCCCCCTGGGAGCTAAGCCCTCCCCGGGAGGCGGCCCTCCTGAGGGATGTGGAAACCGGGGAAAGCCTCCCCGTGGGCCCAGAGGAGGTAGGGGCCTACCAGGAGGCCCTGGCGGAGCACCTCAAGGCCCTCCGCCTCCTGGCCCTCCTCCGGGGGCGGTACGCCCTCCTCCGGGTGGGGGAACCCCCCCTGCCCGCCCTCCTGCGGCAGGGGGTGTTGGAGCCCCTTTAG
- a CDS encoding aldehyde ferredoxin oxidoreductase family protein has protein sequence MPKGYHDRVAFVDLSTGRIWYEGFGEAFWRRFLGGRALSAYLLLRHVPPGADPLGPENALVFAPGVLTGTPISGSGRNTVAAKSPLTGGYGDAEGGGFFGAELKNAGLDALVVLGQAAEPVYLHVEGGEVALHPAPHLWGKDPLEVEALLKEAHGANTRVAQIGIAGENRVLTANVIHDLAHFAGRGGLGAVMGAKRLKAVSARARKETLPAYHDPGLLKELARRMAKERMERAAGMVTMGTVGTVKPFNLRGVLPSHNFQDGFLEGAEALDGTSLDALGIRIGRDTCYACAIRCKQVVRIEGTGKYDVRPEYGGPEYEGLGALGSTCGVTDPYAVTKANTLCNQYGLDVIGVGVTVATAMEAVERGYLDDEGLGLRFGHADALIAAIEKLARREGRLGELLAQGARRLAEVLGHPELAMHVKGQEVPMHDPRFKRALGVGYAVSPTGADHNHNLHDTAFAKEGKGLKELRFYGEDFQPLPIEDLSEDKVRMLWTKTRERGFVNSLVMCDFVPWTPEEWQEAVYAATGWRLTPEEMLQVGERTLQLARLFNLREGIPPEEDRLPGRFFQPFRRGNPEARLDPSAFQEAVRTYWRLAGWEGGKVAAERLRALGLEG, from the coding sequence ATGCCTAAGGGCTACCATGACCGCGTGGCCTTCGTGGACCTGTCCACGGGGCGCATCTGGTATGAGGGTTTTGGCGAGGCGTTTTGGCGGAGGTTTCTGGGGGGAAGGGCCCTAAGCGCCTACCTTCTCCTTAGGCACGTGCCCCCGGGGGCCGACCCCTTGGGCCCGGAGAACGCCCTGGTCTTTGCCCCTGGGGTCCTCACCGGTACCCCCATCTCGGGCTCCGGCCGGAACACCGTGGCCGCCAAGAGCCCCCTCACCGGCGGGTATGGGGACGCGGAGGGCGGGGGCTTCTTCGGGGCAGAGCTCAAGAACGCCGGCCTGGATGCCCTGGTGGTCCTGGGGCAGGCGGCCGAGCCCGTCTACCTCCACGTGGAGGGGGGGGAGGTGGCCCTGCACCCCGCCCCCCACCTCTGGGGCAAGGACCCCCTCGAGGTGGAGGCCCTCCTCAAGGAGGCCCACGGGGCCAATACCCGGGTGGCCCAGATCGGGATCGCCGGGGAGAACCGCGTCCTCACCGCCAACGTGATCCACGACCTGGCCCACTTCGCTGGCCGGGGGGGGTTGGGGGCGGTGATGGGAGCCAAGAGGCTCAAGGCCGTCTCCGCCCGGGCCCGCAAGGAAACCCTGCCCGCCTACCACGACCCCGGCCTCCTCAAGGAGCTGGCCCGGCGCATGGCCAAGGAGCGGATGGAGCGGGCGGCGGGGATGGTCACCATGGGCACCGTGGGCACGGTGAAGCCCTTCAACCTGCGCGGCGTTCTACCCAGCCACAACTTCCAGGATGGCTTCCTGGAAGGGGCCGAAGCCCTGGACGGCACCAGCCTAGACGCCCTGGGCATCCGCATTGGCCGGGACACCTGCTACGCCTGCGCCATCCGCTGCAAGCAGGTGGTGCGCATTGAGGGGACGGGCAAGTACGACGTGCGCCCGGAGTACGGGGGGCCGGAGTACGAGGGCCTAGGGGCTTTGGGCTCCACCTGCGGCGTGACCGACCCCTACGCCGTGACCAAGGCCAACACCCTCTGCAACCAGTACGGCCTGGACGTGATCGGCGTGGGGGTCACGGTGGCTACGGCCATGGAGGCGGTGGAGCGGGGCTATTTGGACGATGAGGGCCTGGGCCTGCGCTTTGGCCACGCCGATGCCCTCATCGCCGCCATAGAGAAGCTGGCCCGCCGGGAGGGGCGGCTTGGGGAACTCCTGGCCCAAGGGGCCAGGCGCCTGGCCGAGGTCTTGGGCCACCCCGAGCTGGCCATGCACGTGAAGGGGCAGGAGGTGCCCATGCACGATCCCCGCTTCAAGCGGGCCCTGGGGGTGGGGTATGCGGTGAGCCCCACGGGGGCGGACCACAACCACAACCTCCACGACACCGCCTTCGCCAAGGAGGGGAAGGGGTTGAAGGAGCTCCGCTTCTACGGGGAGGACTTTCAGCCCCTGCCCATAGAGGACCTTTCCGAGGACAAGGTGCGCATGCTCTGGACCAAGACCCGGGAGCGGGGCTTCGTGAACAGCCTGGTGATGTGCGATTTCGTCCCCTGGACCCCGGAGGAGTGGCAGGAGGCGGTCTACGCCGCCACCGGCTGGCGGCTTACCCCGGAGGAGATGCTCCAGGTGGGGGAGAGGACCCTGCAGCTTGCCCGGCTTTTCAACCTGCGGGAGGGAATCCCTCCCGAGGAGGACCGGCTCCCCGGGCGCTTTTTCCAGCCCTTCCGCCGGGGGAACCCGGAGGCCCGCCTGGACCCTTCGGCCTTCCAGGAGGCGGTGCGGACCTACTGGCGCCTGGCCGGCTGGGAGGGGGGTAAGGTGGCGGCGGAGCGGCTTAGGGCCCTGGGCCTCGAGGGCTAA
- the tsaB gene encoding tRNA (adenosine(37)-N6)-threonylcarbamoyltransferase complex dimerization subunit type 1 TsaB gives MPPVWTLTLDTATPYLALGLFRGEEGLGRVVHLGRRHEEALFDLLEALLAEVGARREEIGALVLGEGPGSYTGLRIALAAGLGIALAQGARVYGVGSLLAACWPFLEEGGPPLTPLFTARNGLYYGATYAKREGKPLEVNPPRKLRAEERPKTGLLLDPPPDPRALYELLPFAREGVEPLYL, from the coding sequence ATGCCCCCCGTGTGGACCCTCACCCTGGACACCGCCACCCCCTACCTGGCCCTGGGCCTCTTCCGCGGCGAGGAGGGCCTGGGGCGGGTGGTCCACCTGGGAAGGCGGCACGAGGAAGCCCTCTTTGACCTCCTGGAAGCCCTTTTGGCCGAGGTAGGGGCCAGGCGGGAGGAGATCGGCGCCCTGGTGCTGGGGGAAGGCCCCGGTTCCTACACCGGCCTGCGCATCGCCTTGGCGGCAGGGCTTGGAATCGCCCTGGCCCAAGGGGCCAGGGTCTACGGGGTGGGTTCCCTCCTCGCCGCCTGCTGGCCCTTCCTGGAGGAAGGGGGGCCGCCCCTTACCCCCCTCTTCACCGCCCGGAACGGCCTTTACTACGGGGCCACCTACGCCAAGCGGGAGGGGAAGCCCTTGGAGGTGAACCCCCCTAGGAAGCTACGGGCCGAGGAGCGGCCCAAGACGGGCCTCCTCCTGGACCCTCCCCCGGACCCCCGGGCCCTTTACGAGCTCCTCCCCTTCGCCCGGGAAGGGGTGGAGCCCCTCTACCTCTAG
- a CDS encoding flavodoxin family protein, producing the protein MGLRVLGVNASARTDGFTAALLDEVLEAARRKGATTQRLDLVKHPFPLCAGNYSLDPASCGPETCVQGPWDGFGKVAERLLSADAVVFATPVYWFSVSARMKALLERMTSMENQGLLNLGKPMALLAVAEEEGASQALAQMLLPLAYMGFVLAPLGLVYAHRRGLEGLKANPELLEDARIAGENLVLMAEKLRGAPFQEPLPSHQYRLPNLPGVAAD; encoded by the coding sequence ATGGGCTTACGCGTGCTCGGCGTCAACGCATCGGCACGGACGGATGGGTTTACGGCGGCGTTATTGGACGAGGTTCTGGAGGCGGCCAGGCGCAAGGGAGCTACCACCCAGCGCCTGGACCTGGTGAAGCATCCTTTCCCCCTGTGCGCGGGGAACTACTCCCTGGACCCCGCTTCCTGCGGCCCCGAAACCTGCGTCCAGGGGCCCTGGGATGGGTTTGGCAAGGTGGCGGAGCGGCTTCTTTCTGCGGATGCCGTGGTCTTCGCCACCCCCGTCTACTGGTTCAGCGTTTCCGCCCGGATGAAGGCCCTTCTGGAGCGCATGACCTCCATGGAGAACCAGGGCCTCCTCAACCTGGGCAAGCCCATGGCCCTCCTGGCGGTGGCCGAGGAGGAGGGGGCCAGCCAAGCCCTTGCTCAGATGCTCCTTCCCCTGGCCTACATGGGGTTCGTCCTTGCCCCCTTGGGCCTGGTCTACGCCCACCGCAGGGGCTTGGAGGGCCTAAAGGCCAACCCCGAGCTCCTGGAGGATGCCCGCATTGCCGGGGAAAACCTGGTCCTGATGGCGGAAAAGCTCCGCGGGGCTCCCTTCCAAGAACCCCTTCCCAGCCACCAGTACCGCCTGCCCAACCTCCCGGGGGTGGCGGCGGACTAG
- a CDS encoding lipocalin family protein — protein MRRAWFLPLLLAACVPALQGVDPQRLPDPRDWDPKPAPLEWWYASGWAQPYAFHFAFFKAYAPPSYRILGLPGSLFGAFHAAHLALTDLRTGERRFLEVSDQDLFAPRGRAEAGPSLELMGWRFFREGEAFRLLAGPVELAFRPLKPPVVHPPGYSGTAETGRMYYQSYTRTEVQGRVLGQAVQGEAWLDHQWGEQLSGLTATWDWFGLHLSDGSELMAYQVRDREGRVVQVLGSRVDPLGRVEALDLAFQALEAWQSPSGRTYTLSWRLQGSSLDLALRPLFREGEILSRTTRVAYWEGPVVGEGTLLGYPVRAQGMGEFVAGTFRP, from the coding sequence ATGCGAAGGGCTTGGTTTCTTCCCCTTCTCCTCGCCGCCTGCGTTCCGGCCCTCCAGGGGGTGGATCCGCAGAGGCTTCCTGACCCCAGGGACTGGGACCCCAAGCCTGCTCCCCTGGAATGGTGGTACGCCTCGGGCTGGGCCCAGCCCTACGCTTTCCACTTCGCCTTCTTCAAGGCCTATGCCCCCCCCTCCTACCGCATCCTGGGCTTGCCGGGAAGCCTCTTTGGGGCCTTCCACGCCGCCCACCTGGCCCTCACCGACCTCCGCACCGGGGAGAGGCGCTTCCTGGAGGTTTCCGACCAGGACCTCTTTGCCCCCCGGGGCCGGGCGGAAGCGGGGCCCAGCCTGGAGCTCATGGGCTGGCGGTTTTTCCGTGAGGGGGAGGCCTTCCGCCTCCTGGCAGGCCCCGTGGAGCTGGCCTTCCGTCCCCTGAAGCCCCCGGTGGTCCACCCCCCTGGCTACTCGGGCACGGCGGAAACGGGGCGGATGTACTACCAGTCCTACACCCGGACCGAGGTCCAGGGCCGGGTCCTGGGCCAGGCGGTACAGGGGGAGGCCTGGCTGGACCACCAATGGGGGGAGCAGCTTTCCGGCCTCACCGCCACCTGGGACTGGTTTGGCCTGCATCTTTCCGACGGCTCCGAGCTCATGGCCTACCAGGTGCGGGACCGGGAGGGAAGGGTGGTCCAGGTCCTGGGGAGCCGGGTGGACCCCCTGGGGCGGGTGGAGGCCCTGGACCTGGCCTTCCAGGCCCTCGAGGCCTGGCAGAGCCCCTCCGGCCGCACCTACACCCTAAGCTGGCGCCTCCAGGGCTCCTCCCTGGACCTCGCCCTCCGCCCCCTCTTCCGGGAGGGGGAGATCCTCTCCCGCACCACCCGGGTGGCCTACTGGGAGGGGCCGGTGGTGGGGGAGGGAACCCTCCTGGGCTACCCCGTGCGGGCCCAGGGGATGGGGGAGTTTGTCGCCGGGACCTTCCGCCCCTAA
- a CDS encoding TatD family hydrolase: MTDTHAHLDFLAPEELEEVRAHLGELRAVLTLGVDPARWGKTLELAQGNVYAAVGLHPTSAHLLSPEVEEALGHYARHPRVRAVGETGLDYHWTPETRAAQFRALDFQAALAQALGLPLVLHVRSRDGKAEEDLAGWLLAHRPPRVVLHAFSGHPALVGAGLAVGAYFSFAGPLTYRKNQALREVLRQLPPDRLLVETDTPFLPPEPHRGKRNRPHYVRHTLAKLAEVLGLDYGEAERLTDGNAEGLFRFAA; this comes from the coding sequence GTGACCGATACCCACGCCCACCTGGACTTCCTGGCCCCCGAGGAGCTGGAGGAGGTAAGGGCCCACCTGGGGGAGCTCCGCGCCGTCCTCACCCTGGGGGTGGACCCGGCCCGCTGGGGAAAGACCCTGGAGCTGGCCCAGGGCAATGTCTACGCCGCGGTGGGCCTCCACCCCACCAGCGCCCACCTCCTCTCCCCCGAGGTAGAGGAGGCCCTTGGGCACTACGCCCGCCATCCCCGGGTGCGGGCGGTGGGGGAGACGGGCCTGGACTACCACTGGACCCCGGAAACCCGGGCCGCCCAGTTCCGGGCCCTGGACTTCCAGGCCGCCCTGGCCCAGGCCCTCGGCCTCCCCCTGGTCCTCCACGTGCGGAGCCGGGACGGGAAGGCGGAGGAGGACCTGGCGGGCTGGCTCCTGGCCCACCGGCCCCCGCGGGTGGTGCTCCACGCCTTTTCCGGCCATCCGGCCCTGGTGGGGGCGGGGCTTGCGGTAGGGGCCTACTTCAGCTTCGCCGGCCCCCTCACCTACCGCAAAAACCAGGCCTTACGGGAGGTCCTCCGCCAGTTACCGCCAGACCGCCTCCTGGTAGAGACCGATACCCCCTTCCTCCCCCCGGAGCCCCACCGGGGAAAGCGGAACCGCCCCCATTACGTACGCCATACCCTGGCCAAGCTGGCGGAGGTCCTGGGGCTGGACTACGGGGAGGCCGAACGCCTCACCGATGGGAACGCTGAGGGCCTTTTCCGCTTTGCGGCTTGA
- the aspS gene encoding aspartate--tRNA(Asn) ligase — protein sequence MRVLVKDLRAHVGEEVEVWGFLHWRRDLGKVQFLLLRDRSGVVQVVTGGQKLPLPESSLRVRGRVVENAKAPGGLEVQAQALEVLSPALEPTPVEIPKEEWRAHPDTLLEYRYVTLRGEKARAPLKVQAALVRGFRRYLDRQDFTEIFTPKVVRAGAEGGSGLFGVDYFEKRAYLAQSPQLYKQIMVGVFERVYEVAPVWRMEEHNTSRHLNEYLSLDVEMGFIGGEEELMRLEEGLLQEMLEEALSAAGNEIRLLGAEWPSFPQDIPRLTLAEARRILREELGYPAGQDLSEEAERLLGQYAKERWGTDWLFLTRYPRAVRPFYTYPEPDGTTRSFDLLFRGLEITSGGQRIHRYEELLESLKAKGMDPEGFRGYLEVFKYGMPPHGGFAIGAERLTQKLLGLPNVRYARAFPRDRHRLTP from the coding sequence ATGCGCGTTCTGGTCAAAGACCTTAGGGCACACGTGGGCGAAGAGGTGGAGGTTTGGGGCTTCCTCCATTGGCGCAGGGACCTGGGGAAGGTCCAGTTCCTCCTCCTGCGGGACCGAAGCGGGGTGGTGCAGGTGGTGACGGGGGGGCAGAAACTCCCCCTTCCCGAGTCCTCCCTCCGGGTGCGGGGCCGGGTGGTGGAAAACGCCAAGGCCCCCGGGGGCCTCGAGGTCCAAGCCCAGGCCCTGGAGGTCCTCTCCCCCGCCCTAGAACCCACCCCGGTGGAGATCCCCAAGGAGGAATGGCGGGCCCATCCCGACACCCTCCTGGAGTACCGCTACGTCACCCTAAGGGGGGAGAAGGCCCGGGCCCCCCTCAAGGTCCAGGCCGCCTTGGTGCGGGGCTTCCGCCGCTACCTGGACCGGCAGGACTTCACGGAGATCTTCACCCCCAAGGTGGTCCGGGCCGGGGCCGAAGGGGGCTCGGGCCTCTTCGGGGTGGACTACTTTGAAAAGCGGGCCTACCTGGCCCAGTCCCCCCAGCTCTACAAGCAGATCATGGTGGGGGTGTTTGAACGGGTCTACGAGGTGGCCCCCGTGTGGCGCATGGAGGAGCACAACACCAGCCGCCACCTGAACGAGTACCTCTCCCTGGACGTGGAGATGGGCTTCATCGGGGGGGAAGAGGAGCTGATGCGCCTGGAAGAAGGCCTCCTCCAGGAGATGCTGGAGGAAGCCCTTTCCGCAGCCGGGAACGAGATCCGGCTCCTGGGGGCCGAGTGGCCCTCCTTCCCCCAGGACATCCCCCGCCTAACCCTGGCAGAGGCAAGGCGGATCCTCAGGGAAGAACTCGGCTACCCCGCGGGCCAGGACCTCTCCGAGGAGGCGGAGCGGCTTCTGGGGCAGTACGCCAAGGAGCGCTGGGGTACGGACTGGCTCTTCCTCACCCGCTACCCTCGGGCGGTGCGCCCCTTCTACACCTACCCCGAGCCCGACGGCACCACCCGCAGCTTTGACCTTCTCTTCCGCGGCCTGGAGATCACCTCCGGTGGGCAGCGCATCCACCGCTACGAGGAGCTTCTGGAAAGCCTAAAGGCCAAGGGGATGGACCCTGAGGGCTTCCGGGGCTACCTGGAGGTCTTCAAGTACGGCATGCCCCCCCACGGGGGCTTCGCCATCGGGGCGGAGCGGCTCACCCAAAAGCTCCTTGGCCTGCCCAACGTGCGCTACGCCCGGGCCTTCCCCCGGGACCGGCACCGGCTTACCCCATGA
- a CDS encoding succinate dehydrogenase iron-sulfur subunit: MQVTLKILRFDPTKEQKPRWQTYQVEAEPTDRVLDLLHKVKWDQDGTLAFRRSCGHGICGSDAMLINGKNRLACKTLVKDLGNVITVEPIRGLPVEKDLIVDMEPFFAAYRAVKPFLINDEPPPQRERLQSPEERERFDHGTKCILCASCTTSCPVFWVNGAYLGPAAIVQAHRFLFDSRDRGKRERFQALGSGSGVWRCRTAYNCTEACPREIPVTQLIEEVKRAILFDRF, from the coding sequence ATGCAGGTTACCCTGAAGATCCTCCGTTTTGACCCCACCAAGGAGCAAAAGCCCCGCTGGCAGACCTACCAGGTGGAGGCGGAACCCACCGACCGCGTCCTGGACCTTCTGCACAAGGTCAAGTGGGACCAAGACGGCACCCTGGCCTTCCGAAGGAGCTGCGGCCATGGCATCTGCGGTTCCGACGCCATGCTCATCAACGGCAAGAACCGCCTGGCCTGCAAGACCCTGGTGAAGGACCTGGGGAACGTGATCACCGTGGAGCCCATCCGCGGCCTGCCGGTGGAGAAGGACCTCATCGTGGATATGGAGCCCTTCTTCGCCGCCTACCGGGCGGTAAAGCCCTTCCTCATCAACGACGAACCCCCTCCCCAAAGGGAGCGCCTGCAAAGCCCGGAGGAACGGGAGCGCTTTGACCACGGCACCAAGTGCATCCTCTGCGCCTCCTGCACCACCAGCTGCCCCGTCTTCTGGGTCAACGGCGCCTACCTGGGCCCGGCGGCCATTGTCCAGGCCCACCGCTTCCTCTTTGACTCCCGGGACCGGGGGAAGCGGGAGCGCTTCCAGGCCCTGGGCTCGGGAAGCGGGGTGTGGCGGTGCCGCACCGCCTACAACTGCACCGAGGCCTGCCCCCGGGAGATCCCCGTGACCCAGCTCATTGAGGAGGTCAAGCGGGCCATCCTTTTTGACCGCTTCTAG